The Arcobacter sp. LA11 genomic sequence TTTTTTCTAAGTTTTTATTTAAATCTTGAAGAAGTTCTTCTTTCTTTTGTACATTATCTTTATAGTTAGCAAATACTTTATTTATCTTATTTGAAATAATAAAAGATAAAAATCCAATTATAAAGATTATTGAAATAGAGATAATAAGTACTAAACGTATATATTTATTTACTCTTTTTTCTAATAACTTTTTATTTTCTAGTATAGATTTTTCTATTTCATCTATATATAACCCCGCACCTATAACCCAATTATATTTTTCATATAACCTAAAAAAACCAAGTTTTTTTGAAAAATGCAACTCTTTTGGTTTTTGCCAATAATAATCAATAAATACTCCATTTGGTTTTTTCAAAGTTTCATCTATAAACTGCTTTGTTATAAGTGTTCCCATAGCATCTTTTAAATCTATATCATATGTACCTATTTTATCTTGTCTAAAAGGATGTGCTCTTAAATAATAACCCGTATCATGAATCCATATATATCCATGTTTTTCATATCGTATAGTTTCTATATATTTTAAAAGTTGATTTTTCAACTCTTCTTCAGTAAGCTTTGTATTTTCTTTAACATGATGTTCAACATAATTTAAAACATAGTCAATCTCTTTTTTTAATACATTCTTTTGTTTTTGTAAATACTCTTGTTCAACTCGAACACTCTCTTCTTCAAAATAATCATATTGGTTTTTTACGAAAAAATAGATAGTAAAAAAAGCACCTAAAAGTACAGTAATTACTGGTGTTAAAATAATAAGTTTTGAAATATTCTTTTCACTAAACAAGCTATGCTCCTAATTATCTTAAGTTTATCAAATTTCAGTGAGTTTTAGGTGAGTTTTTAATTTTAATAAAAAAATTAATATTTAAATTCATGTTACATATAAGAAAATTCGATTTATAATAGATTTATATATAAATATACAGGAGCAAATTATGAATTCAAAAGAAACAATTTGCAAAAAAAGAATTGCAGATGATTTTAACGAAGGAAAAGAATTATT encodes the following:
- a CDS encoding cache domain-containing protein, whose protein sequence is MFSEKNISKLIILTPVITVLLGAFFTIYFFVKNQYDYFEEESVRVEQEYLQKQKNVLKKEIDYVLNYVEHHVKENTKLTEEELKNQLLKYIETIRYEKHGYIWIHDTGYYLRAHPFRQDKIGTYDIDLKDAMGTLITKQFIDETLKKPNGVFIDYYWQKPKELHFSKKLGFFRLYEKYNWVIGAGLYIDEIEKSILENKKLLEKRVNKYIRLVLIISISIIFIIGFLSFIISNKINKVFANYKDNVQKKEELLQDLNKNLEK